Proteins encoded within one genomic window of Ailuropoda melanoleuca isolate Jingjing chromosome 16, ASM200744v2, whole genome shotgun sequence:
- the LOC117796631 gene encoding myb-related transcription factor, partner of profilin-like, translating into MRLSHADRDKIWEGIARKITSVSQVPRSVKDIKHRWDDMKRRTKDKLAFMQQSLSGPGAGGRAPTIVLTAHERAIESTLLTAHSGHSFPRAELDGTDSPSTSYDEDEEVPGPSRQPLRVSLQRSAEEEAHLARPTLLRSSSSSDQSEMVGPKPEALPRPSPQTQTACRTPRPHPSPPGTGLDWQLLHAHVQQTEAFQHFCQELVTVHRDMASSMRAIGQTMAELTSRVGQMCQTLTEIRDGVRASQRGPDGVAPTGPTPQAEAPPAEPPQAPPAPAPSRTTRSRKRKHNF; encoded by the exons ATGCGGCTGTCCCATGCCGACAGGGACAAGATTTGGGAAGGTATAGCTCGGAAAATCACCTCCGTCAGCCAGGTCCCCCGCTCCGTCAAGGACATTAAGCACAGATGGGATGACATGAAACGGAGAACCAAGGACAAGCTGGCCTTCATGCAGCAGTCCCTGTCGGGCcccggggctgggggccgggCCCCCACCATCGTGCTCACTGCCCACGAGAGGGCCATCGAGTCAACCCTGCTCACGGCCCATTCCGGGCACAGCTTTCCCAGGGCAGAACTGGATGGCACCGACAGCCCCTCGACCAGCT ATGATGAAGACGAGGAGGTGCCCGGGCCCTCGAGGCAGCCTCTGCGGGTGTCCCTGCAGCGGTCGGCGGAGGAAGAGGCCCACCTGGCCAGGCCTACCCTGCtccgctcctcctcctcctcggacCAGTCCGAGATGGTGGGCCCCAAGCCGGAGGCCCTACCCCGGCCCTCACCGCAGACCCAGACTGCCTGCAGGACCCCTCGGCCGCACCCCAGCCCGCCCGGCACGGGCCTTGACTGGCAGCTCCTCCATGCCCATGTGCAGCAGACTGAGGCGTTCCAGCACTTCTGCCAGGAGCTGGTCACCGTGCACCGGGACATGGCAAGCAGCATGCGCGCCATCGGCCAGACCATGGCCGAGCTGACCAGCCGCGTGGGTCAGATGTGCCAGACGCTGACAGAGATCCGAGACGGGGTTCGGGCATCTCAGCGGGGGCCCGACGGGGTCGCCCCCACGGGCCCAACCCCTCAGGCCGAGGCCCCCCCAGCAGAGCCCCCGCAGGctcccccggccccggccccctcACGGACTACCAGGTCTCGGAAGAGAAAGCACAATTTCTAA